The window TCCTCTGACAATAGCTTGATGCGGAATGGTTTGCAAGCGTCATCACCGACATGGCTCAAAGGAGGATATATGTTACCGAGCCTGAGCTGTCCTTGTCGTTTTAAATCACCAAACACGTAATTTGAAACGGCAGGATATCATTGCTTGCTTACCTTGCTCGTGCAAATGGTGTAACGTGTGTCTGAGTGACAGAGTATGCCAGATCAAGTATGCATGAGGCCAAGGGTGTGGCGAGttgttttctttttctaGAGTTTAATGCTGTCCTTAGAACAGTTTTCGTTCATGTATACACTACAGATTCAATACTGTCATGAATTGTCTTGGTTATTTTACCCCATGGGCGGTCCTATCATGTCAATGGTTGATGCGGTGGTATATCCATATATAGCTCGCCGAAAGATTCAGAAACTCCAAAAATGGCGCATTCTCGTAGTGTCTCCTAGTTTTCGTTTGGCGGGCGTGAAAAATTCTAACCAAGCAAGTGGCTTGAGTACCCTTTTGAAAGTAATATGACTGGATTGGCTCAGGTAGCCATGGGACAAGTCGCAGTTTGGATGGAGTTCTTGAAAAGTGTCGCTCGCTAACTGAATGATAATATCAAAAAATCCAAGCCATCAAATTAACTGTCCATGTCCTGTCCTTCAGCTTGTATTGCAAGTCAACGATGAGTGATGAAACCAATGCGTTAGCTGACAATAGCCAGTGTACGATCCTATAACCATTGAGAATGAGATCAATGTCATGACGCCTCCATCACTACAAAGGTAACTGCCCCTCCATCCCTATTGTAAACGATAGGTTTACTCGTCGTTCTCAACAACAGCGGTTTGGAGACCCTGCAATGCTTCGTCAGTGCCTATCGGGAGCCATGTGGCAATACAACTTACCTTGAAGCTGGTGACACCCTCAACAACGCTAGCGACAACGTACAACTTCTCCTTAGCACCCTCGTCGTCgttcctcttcctctcgAGCCTGACCCTGATCCTGCGGGGAGGAGATCGGACACCTCGGGCCCAGACGGCCTGGTTAAGACCGGGAGAGACACGGACGTCGTTAACGCCCATAGACTTCTGAGCGAACTTGACGATCTCCTTAATGGCCTTAGGGGCCTCTGCATGGGAAGTCAGTGGTGGTTTGCAGAAAGAATGTGAGACGCACTCTTCTTGAAGGAGAGGTCGTGCACTCGCTTGTGGAGGTGGATGGTGTACTCCCTGGTGACGACGTCGTGGAGGGCGGATCGGGGAGTTCGGGTCTAAATATAACAGTCAGTAAAGCTCACGCGCTAATTGCTAAGACGGCAGGCAGAAGAGCAAGTGGCGTGACGTTAATTCGGCGTCAAATCTGGTCGAAGATATCCTGTCCCCACTTCTGACACCCCCCCTCAGCCACCTCTTGCCTTCCTTTCCGTTGCGCCCTCCGTGTTCCAGTATGCCAATGCTCTCCTGCCTGCGCTTATCATATCGGATTTCGAATAAAGTGCTGACCTTTCGTTCCTTGGTAGCAACCTAACAGATCCAATCAGCATCAACTCTTTCACTATCCCCAGACAGCAGCAGAATGGCACCCAGATTCCTCAAGTGTACACCTCCACCACGGGAAACCTGTACCCTGTACACAGTCCAACCCCTTCATTTGCCAGTTCCATCGCATGCTCCCTACACCCACGAAGTCCTTATTGCCTCATGTATGCCATTCTGCGCCGTTGCTGTAAGTCCACTCACCATCGTGACCTCTATTTTCAGATTTTGACGGATGAAGGAGATTCTATCCAAGCACTTGAAAGAAACCTCAAACTGGCAGCCAGCGCCGCACAGAGAGGGGACGAGAGCCGGCGGCGATTTGGGAATGTGGCATTATTTGGCCCGTCGGTGATAACAAATTCCGGAAAATTAGTAACGCCGATGAAAGCGTTGAAGGGGGCGTTACTCTCGAGATGTCAGGAACGACACGCCAGGTCCGTACAAATCACCATCTGCTCCTGTTTGCTTCAAGGCCTCTCTCGCTACTCGACTTTACACAAAGACAAGTAATTGTCGACTACCTCAGAAAATACAGAAAGCGAAGCCAGTCGTAAGCCGACTGGCTGTATGCAACTGGTTGCTTAAATGTTACATTATTCAGCTGAGCTATTAAAAACGATTGTGTATAAAATAATACAACAGGAATGGAGTACCAAAAATGTTATCCACCGCTATTCCAGATTCTATAACATGTCTAACCAATCCCTTACCATTACCTATCTACTTCCCTTCTCCAAGATATCACCTAAGCCTACATAAAAACTTCTGCTTGGCCCCTCCAGATCCACTTCCACCTCATGGTTGTATGACCAATAGCCAATAGCATTTTTCCGCAGACACCGCCCCAAAACTCCTGTCTCGTCGCCAGCGCCATTAATGTCATTATGTACTAGGAATCATCCGCCGTCGTCGCTGCTGTACTCTGCGGATCCACAAGTTGGGGCTTCCAGCTCTAATGAGAAACTTGAGATAGAGCAGATGAACTGGTCCGCTACTGCTTCTCCCTCGTCTTCAATAATGTAATAGCAGTTGACTTGGCGTGATCAGCTGCTGTCGTATCCTGGGTTATGGTTGCCGATGATAGTTCTACTGGCGGAGAAATAGAAGGCGTACGGGGGCGCAAACCCTCGATAGCGATGACACTCTCAACTTGAGTGGACTGAGACCCATGTTGTTGCATAGTCGTAGATTGACCTTGAAGTGCCTCAATTGCGCTTTCCTGTGTGTCAGGAGGATACTGGGGCGTTGGCGGCCTCGAATCGGTTGGCGACATCGAGCTCAACCGTCTCTGGGAAGGGGGACGAGCTGATTGTGTATTGAGATCGGAAGCAGGTAGAGGAGGAGTAGTGGGCTTCGGTGAATTGTGAGTCGCGCCGCTATTCAGCTCAGGAAGGGTTCTTTCAACAGATGAACCGTCGTCAGCGATGAATTGATCCGGCATAGGATTCTGTTTAAGGGTATTTTGGTCGTCATATTGTCCCGCTTGTAAATTTGATCCAGTGGCCATCGTCAGATATGCCGCTTTTTTCTTGCCCTCTTTTCTGAGTTCTTTAAGAAGGTTAATCTCCTGTCGATGATCAATGTCAATTTGTCTTTCTCTGTCCTGAAGAATATGAAGCGACGAACCCTTGACAGAATTTTCGGTACTTCCTGTCGCATCTCTTGCTTAGCCAGCTGTATGCTCATAATCAATTTATCATCCCATAAAGCACCATCGTTTGTAAGTTCCTTGGCTCTACTAGCATAGTTCTCGATAGCGGTATCGACAGCTTGCTACGGAAAGATCAGCGCCAGTCTATTGAGGCACAAACCCATATACCTTTATGTCTTCCTTCGTCTTATCCACAAGTTCCTCCTTTGCATCTTTAACGCAGGCCATAATTGTCTCCCTATTTACTTCTTCGCCAACCTTTCGGTTTTCTTCcaccttcatcttcatttCTATCAGTTCCTGCTGTAAGAGAGTAAATTTGGCATCTCGTGCAGATAGCTCAGTTATGAGCTGGTCCCGTTCTTCGTCTCTCCTTTTTAAATTCTCGTGAAGACGACTGACAAGATTTTCAAGTCTCCTGAAACGGTCCTCATTGACCAGTATCCCCGGCAAAGTCTTGCTGCCCTCGGAAGAGTGATCAACAAGGACCTGAGGCATCTCCTCCACCGAACTCCTAAGCCCGTTTGATTCACCCTCCCGCAAATTGACACGTCTTTCCCACTGCTGTTTTGCCTGCTCGACCATGTCCGATAGATTATCCATCTTCCTGGTCATTTCCTCATGCGAGGTTAACTGCTTGTGCAGTGCATCACAGGATGCAGTCACAGTAGCGAGGTCGTGCACAATTGCCTTGATAGTGGTAGGTATCTCAGAAGACAATTCCTGGACTTTGTCCGCCAAATCTCTGATAGCTGTACTCAGCTGGAATGCATGATTTCTCACGCTGAGAATCAGTTGCTGAGAATGTTGATGTTCCTTCTGAAGCTCGACAATTTGTGGCGCATGCTGACCTCTGCAGAGGGTAGAGACTTGATGGATAGCATCCTTTAGCCCAGCTATCTCAACATCGTGATTCCCAATGCTGGTACGGAACGAGGAACTGAATGACTCGGCAACCGAGAAATTGTTGTTGAAGCGCAGTCGAAAATCTTCAAAAATTCCCGTGAGTTCGTGTAATTCACGACCAAATTTTGAATGCACGTTCTTCAGATCTTCAATTTTGGTGCCATGCTCTTTGATATTTGCAGTGATGGTCTGCAGAATATGCTCATAATTAGGTGACGTTTTGCTATTGAGTGATTGTATCTCCTGAGTAATTTGGGCAAATCCCTGCACAAGCTCAGCAGTCGACTTTTGGGTTACAGTGAGGTCGACACGCAATGACGTATAAAATTTAACTAAGTCATTGAACATGGGAACAATTCGTTCTGCCGATACAATGTGTGTAGGGCTTGCAGTAGGGGTAGAAGACGAGGCCGATGTCGTATTTAATTCGGTGTCGCGAGTCTTTGCTGCGGACTGAGGCGGTTGTGGTATTGGTAATGTTGGATAAGGCGAAAGTGCAGAAGGCACATTAGGTGAT is drawn from Cryptococcus gattii WM276 chromosome A, complete sequence and contains these coding sequences:
- a CDS encoding Hypothetical protein (Similar to TIGR gene model, INSD accession AAW41094.1; CNBA6630); its protein translation is MVATKERKTRTPRSALHDVVTREYTIHLHKRVHDLSFKKKAPKAIKEIVKFAQKSMGVNDVRVSPGLNQAVWARGVRSPPRRIRVRLERKRNDDEGAKEKLYVVASVVEGVTSFKGLQTAVVENDE
- a CDS encoding uncharacterized protein (Similar to TIGR gene model, INSD accession AAW41402.1), with amino-acid sequence MVLKQKQARQQFEFHSKFEKAVPINPRFLAIIDAVKEANSKVDEAQAAVMKACQEIASLTLKSVAPKLLVEVQRIQEIREVPVEGSSGTSVDAAKVAVEKEKEEQRASELEQLKNKISDLEGNKNAVQDLVVRLKLLEAWREQEEGQKTAGSAISPNYSDAAIPSERPLLNVVSDAHTSNSVNTPPTTAVIEAQSASGPQLSDAAEPNAAPAPLSSRTPTETLVGLSRKAKLNAFINEIQRRIAAVEAAQAETRECFEDINNVLAMEWEDKLIRRRLREKRKKDDALVEDSNIDRNQDESQPLVKEGPNITFQGVSGQSGESSSALPTDMVPAKLAVALNPSQAHASPIPSQPIPSVPVESQPQPLPHSQPVLRNPKPSQEVSMSHVQTVPVAQLPTLAHQPSIPAQAAFPESTSCSTTTCQSPSSALLVPFAASSATGPTCVSTTTSTRALTVESPNVPSALSPYPTLPIPQPPQSAAKTRDTELNTTSASSSTPTASPTHIVSAERIVPMFNDLVKFYTSLRVDLTVTQKSTAELVQGFAQITQEIQSLNSKTSPNYEHILQTITANIKEHGTKIEDLKNVHSKFGRELHELTGIFEDFRLRFNNNFSVAESFSSSFRTSIGNHDVEIAGLKDAIHQVSTLCRGQHAPQIVELQKEHQHSQQLILSVRNHAFQLSTAIRDLADKVQELSSEIPTTIKAIVHDLATVTASCDALHKQLTSHEEMTRKMDNLSDMVEQAKQQWERRVNLREGESNGLRSSVEEMPQVLVDHSSEGSKTLPGILVNEDRFRRLENLVSRLHENLKRRDEERDQLITELSARDAKFTLLQQELIEMKMKVEENRKVGEEVNRETIMACVKDAKEELVDKTKEDIKQAVDTAIENYASRAKELTNDGALWDDKLIMSIQLAKQEMRQEVPKILSRVQLRKEGKKKAAYLTMATGSNLQAGQYDDQNTLKQNPMPDQFIADDGSSVERTLPELNSGATHNSPKPTTPPLPASDLNTQSARPPSQRRLSSMSPTDSRPPTPQYPPDTQESAIEALQGQSTTMQQHGSQSTQVESVIAIEGLRPRTPSISPPVELSSATITQDTTAADHAKSTAITLLKTREKQ